One window from the genome of Chloroflexota bacterium encodes:
- a CDS encoding DUF2442 domain-containing protein → MPNTLNRPTAVEARAGHRLWLRYSDGTDGEVDLSHLAGRGVFKLWDSPGCFASVRIAPTGGIAWGDDVELCPDALFLRLTGKSLADVLPAAQHSAEIA, encoded by the coding sequence ATGCCGAACACGCTGAACCGGCCAACTGCCGTCGAAGCCCGAGCGGGGCATCGCCTATGGCTGCGGTACAGCGACGGCACCGACGGGGAGGTTGACCTGTCGCACCTGGCGGGGCGGGGCGTCTTCAAGTTGTGGGACTCCCCGGGATGCTTCGCATCGGTGCGCATCGCACCAACCGGAGGCATCGCCTGGGGAGACGACGTCGAGCTCTGCCCGGATGCGCTCTTTCTTCGGCTCACCGGCAAATCCCTCGCCGACGTGCTGCCGGCCGCCCAGCACTCAGCCGAGATTGCCTGA
- a CDS encoding adenosine deaminase, protein MGTGGSFAAALRAGDAAAVRSFPKTDLHAHAYISARIESLERRLGHALLRPPRRMNGLGEFQEYLRLAVDPHVGNIEGAELAAAVAVDDAIDDGVSVFEMSFDIWPVPHYPDGLDGYLRFLQSLVEQCKDRIRLRPELGISRRYASNPALMDQIAEAVASGAFTSIDLYSTEDACAPEDVQPLYAQARAQGMLLKAHVGEFGSAEDVRRTVEVLDLDEVQHGIAAADSTDVMRWLADKGVRLNICPTSNVMLGVVDDIKDHPIRRLHDHGVAVTVNSDDLTVFRQSVSDEYLNLFRAGVFSAEELDDIRVAALESRAS, encoded by the coding sequence ATGGGAACCGGGGGCAGCTTCGCTGCAGCGCTGCGCGCCGGCGATGCCGCGGCTGTGAGGAGTTTCCCGAAGACCGACCTCCACGCGCACGCGTACATCAGCGCCCGCATCGAGAGCCTCGAGCGACGGCTTGGCCACGCGCTGCTGAGACCCCCGCGCCGCATGAACGGCCTGGGGGAATTTCAGGAATACCTGCGGTTGGCCGTCGATCCCCATGTCGGCAACATCGAAGGCGCGGAGCTTGCGGCGGCGGTGGCCGTCGACGACGCCATCGACGACGGCGTGTCGGTGTTCGAGATGAGCTTCGATATCTGGCCCGTGCCCCACTACCCCGACGGCCTCGACGGGTATCTCCGCTTCCTTCAATCACTGGTCGAGCAATGCAAGGACCGCATTCGGCTGCGGCCGGAACTTGGAATCTCGCGACGCTACGCCTCCAATCCAGCACTCATGGACCAAATAGCCGAGGCCGTCGCGTCTGGGGCCTTCACCTCAATTGATCTCTACAGCACCGAGGACGCCTGCGCCCCCGAGGATGTGCAGCCGCTGTACGCGCAGGCGCGCGCCCAGGGAATGCTGCTCAAGGCGCACGTGGGTGAGTTCGGCAGCGCCGAAGACGTCCGCCGCACCGTCGAGGTGTTGGACCTCGACGAGGTGCAGCACGGCATTGCCGCCGCCGACAGCACCGACGTCATGCGGTGGCTCGCCGACAAGGGCGTACGGCTCAATATCTGTCCGACCAGCAACGTGATGCTGGGCGTGGTGGACGACATCAAGGACCATCCGATCCGCCGGCTCCACGACCACGGCGTCGCGGTGACGGTGAACTCGGACGATCTGACGGTGTTCAGGCAAAGCGTCTCGGACGAATACCTGAACCTGTTCCGGGCTGGCGTGTTTTCAGCCGAGGAGCTGGACGACATTCGCGTCGCGGCGCTTGAGAGCCGCGCGAGCTAG
- a CDS encoding bifunctional (p)ppGpp synthetase/guanosine-3',5'-bis(diphosphate) 3'-pyrophosphohydrolase yields the protein MPVSVTATLAPMVSAETPALAIDELLKRVAAYTPADDQPEAGELIRRAYDAAERAHAPQKRLSGEPYIQHVLAVAMLVADLHLDADTVAAGLLHDAVEDTSLSLDVIRRQFGSGVAELVDGVTKLERVTVASLDEQQAQNLRKVLLAMARDVRVVLIKLADRLHNVRTAWVYSAEKRARYGQETLEIFAPLAGRLGIEEWRWQLEDYALKLLDPDRYRDLARWLLAERRAREAAIAEVQEQLRHGLDEAGIDAHIQSRVKHIYSIERKIRRKDADRESIYDILAIRVIVNSQQDCYGALGVVHGAWRHIPVEFDDYISAPKENGYQSLHTAVLGPDGKPVEVQIRTSEMHQNAEYGVAAHWRYKEGGPLGPEAFLDKLAWIRQILSWQEDGDSAGSFVDAVKTDFFSDTVFVFTPKGEVKDFPIGSTPLDFAYRIHSDVGHSCIGAKVNRRLVPLDHELENGDVVEILTSTSSKGPSRAWLSQVRTAHARDKIRRWFKQHEKAENVASGRALLDRELRRVGQGGVANVPDADLKAIATALGYLDVESLLAGVGYGATTVHQVVTRLRLTPEVAEPELPETLEPEERREVQPLVNVLGAGNLLTRVAACCHPLPGDDIVGFITRGHGVSIHRRNCANVRNVSEPERLVPVSWADRLVETDSDLPVRLASCCTPRLGRRIEGVATNGVVEVHRRSCRELVGERVPVRWIEDDTQGLPVSIRVVAHDREGLTHDITGIIREEGLNIATMSVRTNRRHEATFRLTVALRSVAQLARLLRRIETVRGVIAVSREGARAR from the coding sequence ATGCCGGTATCCGTGACGGCCACGCTGGCGCCGATGGTGAGCGCGGAGACGCCCGCGCTGGCCATCGACGAGCTGCTGAAGCGGGTCGCCGCCTACACGCCCGCCGACGATCAGCCCGAGGCCGGCGAACTCATCCGTCGCGCCTATGACGCCGCCGAGCGTGCGCACGCGCCGCAGAAGCGGCTGTCCGGCGAGCCCTACATTCAGCACGTGCTGGCGGTGGCCATGCTGGTGGCCGATCTGCACCTCGACGCCGACACGGTCGCCGCCGGTCTGCTGCACGACGCAGTCGAAGACACCAGCCTGAGCCTGGACGTGATCCGGCGGCAGTTCGGCAGCGGGGTGGCCGAGCTTGTCGATGGGGTGACCAAGCTGGAGCGCGTCACCGTCGCCAGCCTGGACGAGCAGCAGGCGCAAAACCTGCGCAAGGTGCTGCTGGCCATGGCGCGCGATGTGCGCGTGGTGCTGATCAAGCTCGCCGACCGGCTGCACAACGTGCGCACCGCCTGGGTCTATTCGGCCGAGAAGCGCGCGAGATATGGGCAGGAGACGCTCGAAATCTTCGCGCCGCTGGCCGGGCGGCTCGGGATCGAGGAATGGCGCTGGCAGCTCGAGGACTACGCGCTCAAGCTGCTGGACCCCGATCGCTATCGCGACCTGGCCCGCTGGCTGCTGGCCGAGCGGCGCGCGCGCGAAGCCGCCATCGCCGAAGTGCAGGAGCAGTTGCGCCACGGCCTGGACGAAGCCGGCATCGACGCGCACATCCAGAGCCGGGTCAAGCACATCTACAGCATCGAGCGGAAGATCCGGCGCAAGGACGCCGACCGCGAGTCGATCTACGACATTCTGGCGATCCGCGTGATCGTGAATTCCCAGCAGGACTGCTACGGCGCGCTGGGCGTGGTGCACGGCGCCTGGCGCCATATCCCGGTCGAGTTCGACGACTACATCTCGGCGCCCAAGGAAAACGGCTACCAGTCCCTGCATACCGCCGTGCTGGGGCCCGACGGCAAGCCAGTCGAAGTGCAGATCCGCACCAGCGAGATGCACCAAAACGCGGAGTACGGCGTGGCGGCGCACTGGCGCTATAAGGAGGGCGGACCGCTGGGCCCCGAGGCCTTCTTGGACAAGCTGGCGTGGATTCGGCAAATCCTCAGCTGGCAGGAGGACGGAGACTCGGCGGGGTCCTTTGTGGATGCCGTCAAGACGGACTTCTTCAGCGACACCGTGTTCGTCTTCACGCCCAAGGGGGAGGTGAAGGACTTTCCCATCGGCAGCACGCCGCTGGACTTTGCGTACCGCATCCACAGCGACGTGGGCCACTCCTGCATCGGGGCCAAAGTCAACCGCCGCCTGGTGCCGCTGGACCACGAGCTGGAGAACGGCGACGTGGTGGAGATCCTGACGAGCACCAGCAGCAAGGGGCCGAGCCGAGCGTGGCTGTCGCAGGTGCGCACGGCGCATGCCCGGGACAAGATTCGCCGCTGGTTCAAGCAGCACGAGAAGGCCGAAAACGTCGCCTCGGGCCGCGCGCTACTCGACCGGGAGTTGCGGCGCGTGGGTCAGGGCGGGGTCGCGAATGTACCGGACGCCGACCTGAAAGCGATTGCCACCGCGCTGGGCTACTTGGACGTCGAGAGCTTGCTGGCCGGCGTGGGCTACGGCGCCACCACGGTGCACCAGGTCGTGACGCGGCTGCGGCTCACCCCGGAGGTGGCGGAGCCGGAGCTGCCGGAAACGCTGGAGCCGGAGGAGCGGCGCGAGGTGCAGCCGCTGGTCAACGTGCTGGGCGCCGGCAACCTGCTCACACGCGTCGCCGCCTGCTGCCATCCGCTGCCGGGGGACGACATCGTGGGCTTCATCACCCGCGGCCACGGGGTCAGCATTCACCGCCGCAATTGCGCCAACGTGCGCAACGTGTCGGAGCCCGAGCGGCTCGTCCCCGTTTCCTGGGCCGACCGGCTGGTCGAGACCGATTCCGACCTGCCGGTCCGGCTGGCGAGCTGCTGCACGCCAAGGCTTGGCCGACGCATCGAGGGCGTGGCCACGAACGGCGTGGTGGAGGTGCACCGGCGCAGCTGCCGCGAGCTAGTTGGCGAACGCGTACCAGTGCGCTGGATCGAGGACGACACGCAAGGCTTGCCGGTCAGCATCCGCGTGGTGGCGCACGACCGCGAAGGGCTGACGCACGACATCACCGGCATCATCCGCGAAGAAGGGCTCAACATCGCCACCATGTCGGTGCGGACCAACCGGCGGCACGAGGCCACGTTCCGGCTCACCGTGGCGCTGCGCAGCGTGGCGCAGCTGGCCCGTCTGCTGCGGCGCATCGAGACCGTCCGCGGCGTGATCGCGGTCTCGCGCGAAGGCGCGCGGGCGCGGTAG
- a CDS encoding M20/M25/M40 family metallo-hydrolase: MHQRVLDLLDADAIARDTLAFVEVASETGAEGPGGEHFAALCERAGLEVEVDRFIADRPNVYARLPGTESGSPLLLNGHVDTIPRGDSDPPRLRDGWVVGRGAEDMKGGLVAMVHAASALRRAGVRLRSDLWLTGVVGHETPVGKKEGPKRLVQRIGAGDIPAAAVIIAEGPHAIWTAGLGAAMFRITLTSERGIVHTLHVPYADNPARWAGAMLEEFATWEARFESETPHPLCGRQRVDIGLVAGGDYPNRLPTPLTLRGTRRWRHGLTADDIEAELQGICRRIEERSGLAATFSLDAPHEPFETPADHALVRALESAATTATGAALPRIGLGLVTDANIYANDASLPVVCCGPEYATAHSDHERVSVERLHRTATLYALAAMEFCGVGE, from the coding sequence ATGCATCAACGGGTTCTGGATCTGCTCGATGCCGACGCCATCGCGCGCGACACGCTGGCATTCGTTGAAGTTGCCAGCGAGACGGGTGCGGAGGGTCCCGGCGGCGAGCACTTTGCGGCCCTTTGCGAGCGGGCCGGGCTCGAGGTCGAGGTCGATCGCTTCATTGCCGACCGGCCCAACGTCTACGCGCGGCTTCCGGGAACCGAATCTGGTAGCCCGCTGCTGTTGAACGGCCACGTGGACACGATCCCGCGCGGCGACAGCGACCCGCCGCGGCTGCGCGACGGCTGGGTGGTGGGCCGCGGCGCGGAGGACATGAAGGGCGGCCTGGTGGCGATGGTGCACGCCGCGTCGGCGCTGCGGCGCGCCGGGGTGCGGTTGCGCTCGGACCTCTGGCTGACGGGGGTCGTCGGCCACGAAACGCCGGTGGGCAAGAAGGAAGGGCCGAAGCGGCTAGTGCAACGCATCGGCGCGGGCGACATTCCGGCGGCGGCGGTGATCATCGCCGAGGGACCGCACGCCATCTGGACGGCGGGACTGGGCGCGGCGATGTTCCGCATCACGCTGACCAGCGAACGGGGCATCGTGCACACGCTGCACGTGCCCTACGCGGACAACCCGGCGCGCTGGGCGGGTGCGATGCTGGAGGAGTTCGCCACATGGGAAGCGCGGTTCGAGAGCGAGACTCCGCATCCGCTGTGCGGTCGGCAGCGGGTCGACATTGGCCTGGTCGCGGGCGGCGACTATCCCAACCGCCTGCCGACGCCGCTGACGCTGCGGGGCACGCGGCGCTGGAGGCATGGGTTGACGGCGGATGACATCGAGGCGGAGCTTCAGGGAATTTGCCGGCGCATCGAGGAACGCTCCGGGCTGGCGGCGACGTTTTCGTTGGACGCGCCGCACGAACCTTTTGAGACGCCCGCCGACCACGCGCTGGTGCGGGCGCTGGAATCTGCGGCGACGACCGCTACCGGCGCGGCGCTGCCGCGGATCGGGCTGGGGCTGGTGACCGACGCCAACATCTATGCCAACGATGCGTCGCTGCCGGTCGTGTGCTGCGGCCCCGAGTACGCCACGGCGCACTCGGACCACGAGCGCGTGTCGGTCGAGCGCCTACACCGGACCGCCACGCTGTACGCCCTGGCGGCGATGGAGTTTTGCGGCGTCGGCGAGTGA
- a CDS encoding tetratricopeptide repeat protein: MRKRRSLASLAAVLDLATTTEEKAQAHYDLALFHDNNGREAQAIPHYRKALALGIDPSLEAEAFAWLASSLFKTGSHTEAACSARHALCLTRDPELKGFLVRLQRRIDRAASKP; encoded by the coding sequence TTGCGAAAACGCCGGAGCTTGGCATCGCTCGCCGCCGTGCTGGACCTGGCCACGACAACAGAGGAGAAGGCTCAAGCTCACTACGACCTTGCTCTCTTCCACGACAACAACGGGCGGGAAGCGCAGGCGATCCCCCACTACCGGAAAGCGCTGGCGCTGGGCATTGATCCGAGCTTGGAGGCGGAGGCGTTCGCCTGGCTGGCTAGCAGCCTGTTCAAGACCGGCTCGCACACGGAGGCCGCTTGCAGCGCGCGTCACGCCCTTTGCCTCACGCGGGACCCGGAGCTCAAAGGGTTCCTGGTCCGCCTCCAGCGACGTATCGACCGAGCTGCGAGCAAGCCGTAA
- a CDS encoding sodium/proline symporter has product MLDAWELAVFIAYFAVLIGIAVFRARRMRAMSDYVLGGRKLSSFTTALSASSSTTSAWTILALPALAFAGGVTHLWTVVALVAGSWICWTVVAKRLRRYTIATDDALTLPEFLEKRFGDSTQVLRTLAALLTILFVIFYVSSGLVAGAKLLESEFGVAYTPGILITLIAVASYTFIGGFLAVSRTDVFQSVLMLVGFMIVPLTLIVVAGESLLRAGSDTPGFWNPLTDPDNNPITPVMLLSAVGWGLGFFGSQRILQRFMAIEGESSIPAGRRIGTIWIALMYTTAVVLGVIALPALTELDLLEAVADPERIYLVVAVAYFHPVITGLLMTTLIAAVMSTADSQLLLASAVAADDVPVLRRLTYSRAAYARVWIGRGLLVAIGIVAAVLALVAQESVLQLVTYAWGGMGAAFGPVTILALYWRRFNLWGAGAAIVTGTLVSSIWWASSGGPGGVMDIHPATPGFVLGLVAAVAVSLLTPPPAAATVRTFDRVIGEREAAA; this is encoded by the coding sequence ATGTTGGATGCCTGGGAACTTGCGGTCTTCATTGCCTATTTTGCGGTGCTCATCGGCATCGCCGTGTTTCGCGCCCGGCGCATGCGAGCGATGTCGGACTACGTGCTCGGGGGACGCAAGCTCAGCAGCTTCACCACGGCCCTGAGCGCCAGTTCATCGACAACAAGCGCCTGGACGATCCTGGCGTTGCCGGCGCTGGCCTTTGCCGGGGGAGTGACTCACCTGTGGACCGTCGTCGCCCTTGTGGCCGGCAGCTGGATCTGCTGGACCGTCGTGGCGAAGCGGCTGCGCCGCTATACCATCGCGACCGACGACGCGCTGACCCTGCCCGAATTCCTTGAGAAGCGGTTCGGCGACTCGACGCAAGTGCTGCGCACGCTGGCCGCGCTGCTCACGATTCTCTTTGTCATCTTCTACGTGAGCTCAGGATTGGTCGCGGGCGCCAAGCTGCTGGAATCGGAATTCGGCGTCGCATACACCCCCGGCATTCTGATCACGTTGATCGCCGTGGCGTCCTACACGTTCATCGGCGGATTCCTGGCCGTCTCTCGAACCGATGTCTTTCAATCAGTGTTGATGCTGGTGGGCTTCATGATCGTGCCGCTGACGCTGATCGTCGTCGCGGGAGAGTCGTTGCTGCGCGCGGGTTCCGACACGCCGGGGTTCTGGAATCCGCTGACCGATCCCGACAACAATCCCATCACGCCGGTCATGCTGCTGTCGGCCGTGGGCTGGGGACTGGGCTTCTTTGGCTCCCAGCGAATCTTGCAACGGTTCATGGCGATAGAAGGCGAGTCGAGCATTCCCGCGGGGCGGCGGATAGGCACGATTTGGATCGCCTTGATGTACACGACGGCGGTGGTGTTGGGCGTCATTGCGCTCCCCGCGCTTACCGAGCTTGACCTGCTCGAAGCCGTGGCGGACCCGGAGCGGATCTACCTCGTGGTGGCGGTGGCGTACTTCCATCCGGTCATCACGGGCCTGCTGATGACCACGTTGATCGCGGCGGTGATGAGCACGGCGGACTCGCAGTTGCTCCTGGCGTCGGCCGTCGCCGCGGACGACGTGCCGGTGCTTCGGCGGCTGACCTACTCCCGCGCGGCATACGCGCGCGTGTGGATTGGCCGCGGATTGCTGGTGGCGATCGGCATCGTGGCCGCGGTGCTGGCGCTGGTGGCCCAGGAGTCGGTGTTGCAGCTGGTCACATATGCCTGGGGCGGCATGGGCGCGGCCTTCGGGCCGGTCACGATCCTGGCGCTGTACTGGCGCCGCTTCAACCTCTGGGGCGCGGGCGCGGCGATTGTGACCGGCACGCTCGTGTCCTCGATCTGGTGGGCATCGTCCGGAGGTCCGGGCGGGGTGATGGACATCCACCCCGCGACGCCGGGATTCGTGCTCGGGCTGGTCGCGGCCGTTGCGGTGTCGCTCCTCACGCCGCCGCCCGCCGCGGCGACAGTGCGGACGTTCGATCGGGTGATCGGCGAGCGCGAGGCCGCGGCGTAG
- the recJ gene encoding single-stranded-DNA-specific exonuclease RecJ, whose product MSSLTGAVWDIRRRAPKELFARLEDVPPLAVQLLHNRGYGDEAAIREFLDGPLPPHDPYLLDGMDAAVARVAQALAQGERVYVYGDYDVDGVTGTALLLETFEMLGAAATPYIPERLTEGYGLNHNAVAAIGAQGPGLMVTVDCGIGSADEIARARSHGIDTIVTDHHPGDGADSGAAAVLNPNQPGGAYPFPGLSGVGVAYKLVQALAEEMPERLPYPEEFLDLVALGTVADMAPLRDENRTFVAEGLEALRQTRRRGLHALGEIARRPVSRVGAADIAFGYAPRLNAAGRLARADLALQLLRAGQSVEAESLAHELDNLNIERRRLTQLVIDAAAAQIDPAEPLVFAIGDEFPLGVVGLAAGRLAEQTGLPAFVGAHVNGVVRGSARAPDGVVLADVLGTQANLLDAWGGHAQAAGFTVRPERVDALRDGLARELERAGVQAPAEPRLDADCRVYPRTVTWETYELTQQLGPFGEAHAEPRFVVENVAIDETRVVGSTHLVLRFAELGADVEGIWFGQADLRHALPPGRRCDVAFRLNLRTFNDETRLQMLIDDIRHTAA is encoded by the coding sequence ATGAGCAGCCTCACCGGCGCGGTGTGGGACATCCGCCGCCGCGCGCCCAAGGAGCTGTTTGCGCGGCTGGAGGACGTGCCGCCGCTGGCGGTGCAGCTGCTTCACAACCGGGGCTACGGCGACGAGGCGGCGATTCGCGAGTTCCTTGACGGTCCGCTGCCGCCGCACGATCCCTACCTGCTCGACGGCATGGACGCGGCGGTGGCGCGCGTGGCGCAGGCGCTGGCGCAGGGCGAGCGGGTGTACGTGTATGGCGACTACGACGTGGACGGCGTCACCGGCACCGCGCTGCTGCTGGAAACTTTCGAAATGCTCGGCGCCGCGGCCACGCCCTACATCCCGGAGCGGCTGACCGAGGGCTACGGCCTCAACCACAACGCAGTTGCCGCGATCGGCGCGCAGGGCCCCGGACTCATGGTGACGGTGGACTGCGGGATCGGCAGCGCCGATGAGATTGCGCGCGCGCGGTCGCACGGGATCGACACCATCGTCACGGACCACCACCCGGGCGACGGCGCCGACAGCGGCGCGGCGGCGGTGCTGAACCCCAATCAGCCCGGCGGCGCCTATCCGTTTCCGGGACTTTCCGGCGTGGGCGTGGCCTACAAGCTGGTGCAGGCGCTGGCGGAGGAGATGCCGGAGCGCCTGCCGTATCCCGAAGAGTTCCTCGATCTCGTGGCCCTGGGAACCGTGGCGGACATGGCGCCGCTGCGGGACGAGAACCGTACGTTCGTGGCCGAGGGTCTCGAAGCGCTGCGCCAAACCCGGCGCCGCGGACTGCACGCGCTGGGCGAGATTGCCCGACGTCCCGTCTCACGCGTTGGCGCCGCGGATATTGCCTTCGGCTATGCGCCGCGGCTCAATGCCGCCGGCCGCTTGGCGCGTGCCGATCTGGCGCTGCAGCTGCTTCGAGCCGGCCAGTCCGTCGAGGCCGAATCGCTGGCGCATGAGCTTGACAATCTGAACATCGAGCGGCGCCGGCTGACGCAACTGGTGATCGACGCGGCCGCGGCGCAGATCGACCCGGCGGAGCCCCTGGTCTTTGCCATCGGCGACGAGTTTCCGCTGGGCGTCGTCGGGCTGGCCGCCGGCCGCCTGGCGGAGCAGACGGGGCTGCCCGCGTTCGTGGGGGCGCATGTGAACGGGGTCGTGCGCGGATCGGCGCGGGCGCCGGACGGCGTGGTGCTGGCCGATGTCCTGGGAACGCAGGCGAATCTGCTCGACGCCTGGGGCGGGCACGCCCAGGCCGCGGGGTTCACCGTGCGGCCCGAGCGCGTGGATGCGCTGCGCGACGGCCTGGCTCGGGAGCTGGAACGAGCGGGCGTGCAGGCGCCGGCTGAGCCGCGATTGGATGCCGACTGCCGCGTCTATCCGCGCACCGTGACCTGGGAGACCTATGAGCTGACCCAGCAGCTGGGGCCGTTTGGCGAGGCGCATGCCGAACCGCGGTTCGTGGTGGAAAATGTGGCTATCGACGAAACCCGGGTCGTGGGCTCGACGCATCTCGTCCTGCGCTTTGCGGAGCTTGGCGCGGATGTGGAGGGCATCTGGTTCGGACAGGCGGATTTGCGCCACGCGCTGCCGCCGGGCCGGCGCTGCGACGTGGCGTTTCGTCTGAACCTGCGCACGTTCAACGACGAGACGCGGTTGCAAATGCTTATCGACGACATCCGCCACACGGCGGCCTAG
- a CDS encoding Gfo/Idh/MocA family oxidoreductase: protein MLKAAMIGAGGRATRAHYPVLADADDVSLEAVCDLDPERLAHAADAYDIPRRYTDYHRMLDEVDCDVVYAIMQPYQVCQVAVDALDAGKHVMVEKPPGASSTEAVRIAEAATRNDRLVCVALQRRWTPLIRAAKERIEARGPIRYVLAGMHKHPSHQPPESLRINVMYDRDIHMVDFIRWVCGGEWDEAHARVDNAYTDWTNATQSVIAFTSGALAVHTAIGHAGSRYYRIELHGNGISAYLRPPSHGEVFADGADTPEILDAASLTGDPHAQLDDGVPALHRDFRDCIREGREPLTSIHDVVHSMRLLEQVARLDAHGQPLGGGA, encoded by the coding sequence ATGCTCAAGGCCGCCATGATCGGAGCCGGGGGACGCGCGACGCGGGCGCACTATCCCGTGCTGGCCGACGCCGACGACGTCAGCCTCGAAGCCGTCTGCGACCTGGACCCGGAGCGGCTGGCGCACGCCGCGGACGCCTATGACATCCCGCGACGCTACACCGACTACCACCGCATGCTCGACGAGGTCGACTGCGACGTGGTCTACGCCATCATGCAGCCCTATCAGGTGTGCCAGGTGGCCGTGGACGCACTGGACGCCGGCAAGCACGTCATGGTCGAAAAGCCGCCCGGCGCTAGCTCCACGGAAGCCGTCCGCATCGCGGAGGCCGCCACGCGCAACGACCGGCTGGTTTGCGTGGCGCTGCAGCGGCGCTGGACGCCGCTGATTCGCGCCGCCAAGGAACGCATCGAGGCCCGCGGCCCCATCCGCTACGTGCTGGCGGGGATGCACAAGCACCCCTCGCATCAGCCGCCCGAGTCGCTGCGGATCAACGTGATGTACGACCGCGACATTCACATGGTCGACTTCATCCGCTGGGTGTGCGGCGGCGAGTGGGACGAGGCCCACGCCCGCGTCGACAACGCCTACACCGACTGGACGAACGCCACGCAATCCGTCATCGCGTTCACCTCGGGCGCGCTGGCGGTGCACACGGCCATCGGCCACGCGGGCAGCCGCTACTACCGGATCGAGCTCCACGGCAACGGCATCAGCGCCTACCTGCGCCCGCCGTCCCATGGCGAGGTCTTCGCCGACGGCGCCGACACCCCCGAGATTCTCGACGCCGCCAGCCTCACGGGCGACCCGCACGCACAGTTGGACGACGGCGTGCCGGCGCTGCACCGCGATTTCCGCGACTGCATTCGCGAGGGCCGCGAGCCGCTCACCAGCATCCACGACGTGGTGCACAGCATGCGGCTGCTGGAGCAGGTCGCCCGGCTCGATGCCCACGGGCAACCGCTCGGGGGCGGAGCCTAG
- a CDS encoding aldo/keto reductase, with amino-acid sequence MAEQLSTATLGRTGLDVTRLGYGAMEIRGGPRGRATTDAEAEAILTAVLDAGITYIDTSNDYGRSEELIGRYISDRRDEYFLATKCGCVGPAGGQHVWTRKNLMRGLEQSLELLRTDYVDVIQLHGASVEESEREGVVDTLNSMREQGKVRHIATSTSVPNLPTFIEWGSFDLFQIPYSALNREHEAWISKSAQAGIGTVIRGGVQKGEPGEGGGRADAWNKFEQANLDELRAEGESRTAFMLRYTLSHPDVHTIIVGTKNPAHLRENLETERRGPLAPDVYAEAKRRLDAIGETPETRIG; translated from the coding sequence ATGGCCGAGCAATTGTCGACCGCGACGTTGGGGCGAACGGGTCTGGACGTGACGCGTCTGGGCTACGGCGCCATGGAGATTCGCGGCGGGCCTCGCGGGCGCGCCACCACCGATGCCGAGGCGGAGGCCATTCTCACGGCGGTGCTCGACGCCGGGATCACCTATATCGACACGTCCAACGACTACGGGCGGAGCGAAGAGTTGATCGGGCGGTACATCTCCGACCGGCGGGACGAGTATTTCCTGGCCACGAAGTGCGGCTGCGTGGGACCCGCCGGCGGTCAGCACGTCTGGACGCGCAAGAACCTGATGCGCGGGCTGGAGCAGAGCCTGGAGCTGCTGCGCACCGACTACGTCGACGTGATCCAGCTGCACGGCGCATCGGTCGAGGAATCCGAGCGCGAGGGCGTGGTAGACACGCTGAACTCAATGCGCGAGCAGGGCAAGGTGCGGCACATCGCGACCTCGACCTCGGTGCCGAATCTGCCGACGTTCATCGAGTGGGGGTCGTTCGATCTCTTTCAGATCCCCTATTCGGCGCTCAACCGCGAGCACGAGGCGTGGATCAGCAAGTCGGCTCAGGCCGGGATCGGAACCGTGATTCGCGGGGGCGTGCAGAAGGGCGAGCCCGGCGAAGGCGGCGGCCGGGCCGACGCCTGGAACAAGTTCGAGCAGGCCAATCTGGATGAGCTGCGCGCCGAGGGCGAGAGCCGCACGGCCTTCATGCTGCGCTACACGCTGAGCCATCCGGACGTGCACACGATCATCGTGGGCACGAAGAACCCGGCTCACTTGCGGGAGAACCTGGAGACGGAGCGGCGCGGCCCGTTGGCCCCGGATGTCTACGCCGAGGCCAAGCGCCGACTGGACGCCATCGGGGAGACGCCGGAAACGCGGATTGGCTAA
- a CDS encoding DUF4160 domain-containing protein — protein sequence MPELCRFYGIVIRMYFDDHGPPHFHALYGGDEALVGIEALAVLHGRLPPRAHGLVVEWAALRQEELREAWKRAKRLETPGSIAPLD from the coding sequence TTGCCTGAGCTCTGCCGGTTTTACGGGATCGTCATCCGAATGTACTTCGACGATCATGGACCGCCTCACTTTCACGCCCTGTACGGCGGAGATGAGGCGCTTGTGGGGATCGAGGCCCTGGCGGTATTGCACGGACGTTTGCCTCCCCGCGCTCACGGGCTTGTCGTCGAGTGGGCTGCGCTTCGCCAGGAGGAGTTGCGGGAAGCCTGGAAGCGCGCCAAGCGTCTCGAGACGCCGGGCTCGATCGCCCCGCTGGACTGA